Genomic segment of Salvelinus alpinus chromosome 23, SLU_Salpinus.1, whole genome shotgun sequence:
tggtggttaacatgattttttaatgactacatatctgtaccccacacataaaattatctgtaaggtccctcagttgagaaatgaatttcaaacagagattcaaccacaaaaaccagggaggttttctaatgcctcaCAAATAAGCAcacctattgatagatgggtaaaaaaacaagCAGACATGTAATATCCCTTTGCGTATGGTACAGTTATTCATTAcactggatggtgtatcaatacacctagtcactacaaagatacaggcagcCTTCCCAACTCAgtttccggagaggaaggaaaacgctcaggaatttcactatgaggccaatggtgactttgaaacaggttcagagttgaatggctgtgacaggagacaactgaggatggatcaacaactgtagttactccacaatattaacttaattgacagagtgaaaaggaggaagcctgtacataataaaactattccaaaatatgcatcttgtttgcaacaagacactaaagtaatactgcaaaaaatgtggcaaagcaattaactttttgtcctgaatacgaagtgttatgtttggggaaaatccaatacaacacattattgagtaccactctcccatattttcaagcatggtggtggttgcataagaagacagtgaatgttcctgagtggccgagttacagttttgacttaaatctacttgaaagtcTATATCAAGACCTGAAAATTGTTTATTTagctatgatcaacaaccaatttgacagaacttgaaggATTGTTGCCCAATCCAGGTGgggaaagctcttagacttaccccaaaagacacggctgtaattgctgccaaaggtgcttctacacagtattgacccaggggtgtgaatacttatgtaaattaaatatttctgtatttcattttcaataaatttgaaaCATTCTAAGATGTTTtttttattatggggtattgtgtgtagatgggtgagaaaaataaatatatttggaattcaggctgtaacaaaacaaaatgtggaataagtgaaggggtatgaatactttctgaaggcactgtatgtggttagctgatacaaAGGCaagcctggataggtattttatgtaTCTCCATAAGGCTTGCAAGTACCAGTAAACACTTATCAAGCCATTACTTATGCATTGGTGCCAATTACGGAGAAGTTGCTGATAAAGCAGCACCTGGTTGAGTGGGCGGCAAGACTCTAtttatctggagacaacacagatttATAAAGACCAACACCTGATTTGGACCGCAGTCGAATATAATTATCTCCAACCTCAACATTTAAATCTACACCAAAGCCTTTTTGTGTTATGGAAATGTCCTTGAGACAGGTGTGGTAGAAAGAGGGCTTTTAGAAACTTGGCCAGGTTCTGGTGGGTAAAGTCTTCATTTGGAGCGATTTGCATGGCTACTTCCATTCCTTGAGGCCTTTGAGAGTGAGTTGTTGGCTTCCTGttgaatacaacacaatacagccATGACTAATACAGTAGACTTAATCACTCACCACCAATTAGACTGAATTATTATGACATGAAATGGCTTCTTTCTTATTATTAACATCTTAAACCTTTACACTCATGGCAATTGGCCTATGTGtatagggctaaattgaaatgtctcttacagaagaaatatgaaaagcatatgcataaccatggtagcaattgaaatgGAACATTTTGGAGATAATGGGACAATTATTAGACCAAAGGTCAGTACATAGCAGTTCACCTGACAAAACTGAAtctaaacattacactgttgattttatgtgcattttacatttaataATGTACTTTTATccgcatttgttgataacaaaatctgcaactactctggatacattcagtaacataagaccattcctggaaaatgtgggctGTTGCAACATAATACAAAGAaattacaagggtttgagtgagaggactaactggtgtctccaagtggacacacatctctccaaagtgtgcacagttcctaagtaatttcaatgcactaTTACGACTCAAAGAGTCTTCAACTGGAAGGTACTTTTTTCAGCTCTCTTAattgtgccgttgaggaactagaacAACCCATACTTGTAGTTGTTTCATtttgaacacaaccctgcatcccgCCACGcgcaattactgttgttgtttacgcaatctaAAAACGGaccattataaatcgcaatctgggtcaggtgggcacgATTTGAatgcttgttctattgccaacatgactagctaagttataaaatacgatCTTACATTCTCAGGCTTTCACAAGGTAGTTCAGAGAAACCGATTGTAATTTTGGGGTGCATAGAAAGCAGTCATGAGCCACAGTGAATTTTCTAAATAAACattgttcagaacaacccagggtatgacaccatgttatcttgtaactgtacatgaAACATAATGATCATAAActttgacactgtatatgacatgagttttatgatttggaaatgtgaagtgcacatttggactcggGTGTTttgcttgcttgtatgacatcaaagtggtATTTATTATCATCCTCAACATCATCTTTCAAAATAGATTAAGTCATCTTAATTTACAGGATTTCCATTactcagacaacaacaaaaattagcAAAAGTTGCGCAATCACCGGGAAGGATGGTCAGATGGTAACAAATCCAACTTCAAGGAGCTGGAGCTGTTTtcccttgaagaatgggcaaaaatcccagtggctagatgtgccaagcttatagagacataccccaagagacttgcagatgtaattgctgcaaaaggtgtctctacaaagtattgactttaggggggtgaatagttatgcaccctCAAGTTCcgtttttttttcttatttcttgttgtttcacaataaaaaaatattttgcaacttcaaagtggtaggcatgttgtgtaaatcaactGATACacaccccccaaaatctattttaattccaggttgtaaggcaacaaaataggaaaaatgccaaggaggtgaatacttttgcaagccactgaaCATTGTCATATTGTAGTtgactgtacatactgtagtaagtgGGAATATTATTTGGGACATTGCCTTACTACATTTTGTTCACTAGAGGGTACTGTGGTCATACAGAGGGGGGGGTAGATTGTTCTTGGAACCTGAAGAAGCCTTGTAGACTAAGACAGTGAAACAAAACTATAGTCTGGTAcctatttttttttctctctcacagaATTTAATTCCTTACAATAGAtaccttgtctgtctgtctgtcacagcaATGGCAGCATCACATCCACCCATCTCAATAACCCAAGAACGTAAAAAAAAGTTGAAATGCATAAATATATGTGGGAATAGTGCGTTCCAGAACAGATATTTCACACCGTAACACTTCATGATTTTATCATAACAGTACTGCACAGTAGCCTATAATTAGGCACATACAGTAAAGGCACATTCCTAACATACAGTAAAGGCACATTCCTCCACTAAGGTGTGCTATGCCCATACTCTACATCCCTTCCTAGGCTCTTTGGGctccgagtggcacagcagtctaaggcactgcatctcagtaatagaggtgtcactacagaccttggttcgatcccgggctgtatcacaacatgccgtgatcgggagtcccatagggcggtgcgtCCCATTAGCCCAGCATCgtttgggttaggggagggtttggccggggtaggacgtcattgtaaaataagaatgtgttcctaacttgcctagttaaaggttgaTATAAAAGACAAAAAAGGCTCTCGATGACACTCCATGCAATTAACAGTGCTGATGCTGAGCAGCATGTGTGCATCCCTAgggaaaagggaggagagaggaggagccaaATACAAGAGGGTTCATTCTCCCCAACATTCAGCTGGAGATGGTAGGATGGTCTACCCAGCTGGAGCTGGTAGATGGTCTAACCAGCTGGAGCTGGAAGATGGTCTACCCAGCTGGAGCTGGTAGATGATCTACCCAGCTGGAGCTGGTAGATGGTCTACCCAGCTGGAGCTGGTAGATGGTCTAACCAGCTGGAGCTGGTAGATGGTCTAACCAGCTGGAGCTGGTAGATGATCTACCCAGCtggagctggtagatgtctacccAGGGCTTTTAAACTTTTCTTCCCCAGGGAACCCCGCCCAGGCAAACCGGCGACCCAGGAACCACCATCATATTTTAGCAAACATAATAATAATCCTGTCTTGTCTTATCAGGTGAATAATAGTGTAAAGtagaagtaatcaacattttaaaattaatatatttggtcattattttgacctccccacTGTTCATTGGAAGAGGAAGTGAAAACTGTAATATTATCTAAAAGGTACAGTATCTTGGCAGAATAGAGAACATTTTGCTGTTGTGAATCAAATTTTCTGAAATTATACACATTATTCCCATTGACTTCTGTTACGCACACCTCtatgaagagggaacgcaacaccctgctacaactcaactctccgtgaaagaggtatggactgtaggtgcgagtaaggatgacaaaaggcAGAGAATTGTACCGTTTACAAGAATTTATTCCGTCACACGGTAattttggggaaaaggggctggacggaaccaaagcaaagaaagtaaatatcaaagccccctctcctaccttacctgcctacccactacttacctaactagcaccacctggtgcgctaaccaaaatacaggggtggtccgcccaggtcttacctagtgtgcctagacagtgaatatactacgggtatatgtatgcccgcgggcctcttgcctaagcactccctaggtgccttcccttcccccctgggaacaaacgAAACAGAATTTTacaaaaaatttcaataatcaaaataCTGCGTCCTATTGACACACAACAGACAACCAATCAGCTCTCTCACTCAAACAATACAGGACACACTAATCATCTCCCTCTGAGAACAACACAGTATATCAGCCTCAGCAATCATCTCTCagcaatcatctctctctctctctgcattattTTTTTCCtggacagaacactggcttttatacaGCTTCAGAAGGAGTCTAATGTGATACAGCTGTAatttgacgagggggcggggtcatcTCCAATTAGCCATggagtcgaccaatcagctgcttgggggatttcaggaagccatcctgaaacacacaaaccacaacacagaaactggggaacgtaaaaACTTTAAAGATTACTTTGCTGTTTTTAAGCTAATTTACAGCAATTTTATGCATTTTGCTATTGTTAATGGTGTGTTCCTCTGCTCAAACATTATAGGATTAACATAACACGTAATTTTTGCCCAATGACTCAAACTGAATTATTCTACTGCTCTATCTATCGTTCGCTACATACTAAGAAATGTACGTGTAGCGTTTGGCCTGAGCAAGGAGTTTGCGTCGCCAGGCAAATATAATCTGGCATTGATAAATACTGGTTAGCCTAATTTGCCTACGTAACTAACACGGGATAGTAGTTGCTCAACTGTATATTTTTCTAACAGGTTTGTCAATGAATAACATAAAAAGAGGAAAAGTGCGCAACCACATTTTCGAAATAGGACGTTGTGCATTCTAGTATTTATTAGgggtccccattagctgctgctcttcctggggtccaaacacaccaaagcaCCCACATTACATATACAACTAAATATTAAACAGTGAACTATGTTTGTACTAAAAAACCGGTCACCCGTCTGAGCTGGTCAAACTGGATTATCCAGCAGGGCGTTCCGGGCTGGAGCTCGAGTTTTGGTTGGGTGTCATGTGACATTAATTAGCCATGCTTGAGCACAAATCAATGGAACAGGGCTAGCATCCGTGATTTGCAGAAGGGAAAAGTAGGAGGACCCATGCTGAAAGTGCAGATAAACCCAATTGAAGAGCTCATCACTCTAAATGAAGATATAACTAGAGAAAATCCTGTTTCATTGCGtggctttttgttgttgttttgattaCTGTGCGCCTTGACACGGAGTGCAAAGGTCGATTAAAGACCGCCCCCAGTGCTGAAAGGAGGCGATAGTAGTTACAAAATATTCAAGGTTGATGCTGATGTTCTATTGAGGTAAGTTTGCGTCGGTTAGGttgacttaaaaaaatatatatatatatattcgtaCTGTACTATCATTTGGTGTAGCATTGATGTTTGTTTACATCACCGAATTAAAAGTTGTTTGCGTTTGTTGCGTGATTTGAGTAGTCTAGGCTACCTTAACGCGTTATCGGTTAAAATGTCCTTTTAAATTAAAGATTGTTGttataaatacatttgccaaCTTCGAAAGTAGAACACTAAATTGCAATGTTTATTAACTAAACATTAAACTGCAATAATATATTCGCTAGGCCTATTGTTTATTAGGATATCAACGAATAACCCAGCATGCAACAATTAAACCAATGTACAAACAGAAGTGAATTTTAAATTGTGACAACTGTCTTTCCAGGGGTCAGCAAAATGAATTTCCTCCTAGAAACCCTTCAGTTGATTGTAATGTCCATTTATTACAACGTAGAGGCATTTGTCAGACTGTTCATCCCATTTAAGAAGAAAAATGTCACCGGGGAAATCGTCCTGATCACGGGGGCGGGCAGCGGCATTGGCCGGCTCATGGCAGAAAGGTTTGCCCGCCTTGGCGTCTCTCTGGTTCTGTGGGATGTCAACCAGGAGGGCATGAAGGAGACTGCAAGACTAGTGAAGGAGAAAGGGGCAACTAGGGTCCACCACTACCAGTGTGACTGCAGTGACAAGGCGGAGGTCTACAGAGTGGCTGACCAGGTAAACCACCTGATTCTAATCAACGAGTCTTTAATCAAGACTGTACTTAGTTGAATTGGTGTTGCTgcttggagaaagagagagaaaaaaaaaagcccGCACTGATACTAGCCCCTGGTGAGTAATTATCACCTTGCCTAGTGGTCTATCAAGCATCCATTAACCTGTAATTGCAGGCTTTGCCTTGTGTGAGTAACTatttcattatagtacagtgTGAAATAGAGGTGGAGTTGCTGTTTAGTAAATGTCCATTGTTGCTGAGAGGGAAGGGAAAGCCACATGAAAGTCCTTACATGCTATTCAGTTAATGTTTCACAACTGTTATAACTGGTTTTAAACTCTGTCACGCATAAGGATCCTTCCCTGTTTAACTTGTTAGTACAAAGCAATATCACATAAGATCCTCCTCACCACAACAATGGGCTGCCAGGATAGAGGAAGCAAAAATATGTATCTGTtaataaaaatacataaaaagtGAAGTACCGGGTGTGCTGAATGTTAACaaatgttttaaacatgtttttgttCAGGTCAAGAGAGAAGTGGGGGATGTGAGCATTCTCATAAACAACGCTGGCATAGTCACAGGCAGGAATTTCATGGATGCGCCAGACTCCCTCATTGAGAAAACCATTGAAGTTAACACCATGGCACACTTTTGGGTGAGCTAATGCGCTTACAGCTCACATCTGCTACAGTGACATCAACACAACTATCTTGTCTGTTTTCTCGCCCTTGCTGTCTTTATCAATGCAGGCATTTTAAATGAGAAGGTATTATCCTAAATCAGcatatacatttgtaaaaatgtgaaTGCGTCAACTTCATTGTAGGCCTATGTCCTTTGTAGTAGCAGTTCCACCCACATCACCTCAAATAACACAGATCTGTAACAAACTGAAATTCATATTTCATTGTACAAGTTCTcccttttgatttttttttcctTTTTCTCTAGACTTATAAAGCCTTCCTCCCAGCGATGACTGCCAACAACCATGGTCACCTGGTCAGTGTTGCTAGCACAGCGGGTATGATTGGTGTCAATGGACTAGCAGGTAAGTCACCCACTATGCATGTCTGCATGACTTACTCCAATGTTCCTCAATACTGGTCCTGAAGAGCAACAGTGTGTAGGCTTTTGTTCCAGTCAGCACCAAGACACCTGAAAGCTAATCATTGTTTGATGACTGGCTAAATCAGGTGTGTTGGGACGGGGCAATAACAAAAGCCTACACACCCCTTAACCATAGTGCAGAACATTGCCTTTGTCTTAAACTCTGGGTAGAACATAATGCAATCAAGAGACCTACCGTTGAGCTGATCGATAGAGATGTTATCAATCGACCTTGAATGTGTGACAATGTCATTTTTAACTTGTTCATATACTGTAGCTGAAGGGTCTTTTCCATAGACTGACTTGGTTAAAGAAAATGGTTCAAGAACAATGCAATTTAGTTTACATTATCTTGATGTGGAGACCTGTTTTCTATATCCTCTATGTTGGAGTGTTTTTTacttctattatttctctattttctttctctgcgttgttgggaaaggcctgtaagtaagcatttcactgttagtccacacctgtttatgaagaatgtgacaaatacaatttgatttgagaccCTTGTTTAACCTGCTCTACTGTATGCCAATACGTGTTTCTCTCCTGATAGATTACTGTGCCAGCAAGTTTGCTGCCATTGGCTTTGCTGAGTCTGTGGCTCTGGAGCTGCTGGCTACGGGGAAGGATGGCGTCAAGACTACCATTGTGTGTCCACACTTCATGAACACTGGCATGTTCGATGGCTGCAATTCTAAGTAAGTTATCAGCCATAATAGGTGCTATACAGGATTTCATTGAAAGttgtcattttattttttattgtcacAATACACACACTATGAAGGTCAAGGGTCACATTGCATATGTATATACACTTTTCAATTGTGGACTGATAGTTACTCAATGTTGCTAGTCAACATAGCtggtttattttatatatatatatatatatatatatatatatatattatgaggtATTGAacttaaaaatataaatattaattatatttatttaactaggcaagtcagttaagaacatttcATATTTACAGTGATGGcttactggggaacagtgggttaactgccttgttcaggggcagaacgacagatttttaccttgtcagctcggggatttcgATCCACcgccctttcggttactggcccaatgctctaaccactaggctacctgccaccttatCGACTCCACAGGTGGCCTGTCTTGGTGCCTGTCCTGGAACCAGACTACGTAGCAAAGAAGATCATTGAGGCCATTTTAACTGACCAGGTCTACCTTCTGCTCCCAAAGAGCATGTATATTCTCATGGGCATGAAGAAGTGAGTATCCCTTCATGTTCTTACTCTTCTCTTCCTAATGGAAATAACATGCTGTTTTTTGCTATTTGTCACACTGAGCGATCTGCTGCCCAGACACACACGACGCATTGTCACTCCATTTCAACACTCAGAAATGGTTACAGTACATGCTCAAACTGCACAGTATAGTCATACCCACTGGTGACAACCTCTGTTTCCTCTACTATTGCTAAGGTAGGTTGCCCTCAGTCTAGTTCTCTAGCCTGCCTTCCCGCCTAAAGTAGATTAAAGTATTTCAATGGTTAATATCTGCTCTAGATGTTACATTGCATCCTTTGCGGCTTGGCTTTACTGTTCTTGACCCAAAGTAGACTGTTGGTATGGGTCTTTAATGTTTTCTTAGGACAGGCCAGGGATAGCCAAAGTTAGAGTGAGGTGGTCAGATTACAATAGACTATAAATGGGAGGgattttaaaggtccaatgcagcagttTTTATCTTAGCGaagggcaatttctcaagcaagaaatttgctaggactgtctgggagtgggccAGTTAGCAACGAGCAATCGGGAGGCCGGCGTCCCTCCAGAGTGGTCGCGTGCTGTTCAACAGCTATTTTGCTCATCGCCTCATTCACGAGGCACCCGCGATATGCTTTTCACGTGCTGTATTCCTTACGCAGCCCACTCGCCCTTCTCCCGACCGGCGACAGTACAGCTGCCAGTCGGAGGCAAGACACTTTTTTTACTTTAGCGTCAAGCCTGCTGCATGCCTATTCCCTTTCGCCACTTGTTTTTATTATTTAAGATGCATTAGATGCCATGTCCATTTGATGAAAAGGTTTGATTTCCTAGAAGTAAGGAGGCCAGTACTGGTTCCCTGGATCAACAGGTGACAAATACatttagtcaaatcaaatcaaattgtatttttttttgacAGTGAAATGGCAACAAAATTGACATAGTAAAGGAATGAaataaacaacattgtaaatatacTGAAAATAAGACTAAATTAAATCAAGTACAAAAGAAACATGCAGACCAAAGAAAATAGGATGAAACTAAAATAGGCATATAGCACAGACATTGTCTGCCCCATGTGCTGAATAACTACAGAGAATTAGCAGCATATACTTTCATTATAATTCTATCTACATAGTGCAGTTACGTGATATAACTATTGCACTGGTCCAGCAGACTAAAGTGACTaagtctgtacagaatataaataaatggtgggggTGGTAGGGTGTAGAAGTCACCCTAGGGTTCAGCTATTGGATCAGTCTTGGGGTAGAGGCTGGCTTTGGGATAGGTGGGCCGAGACTT
This window contains:
- the LOC139550946 gene encoding epidermal retinol dehydrogenase 2-like, which produces MNFLLETLQLIVMSIYYNVEAFVRLFIPFKKKNVTGEIVLITGAGSGIGRLMAERFARLGVSLVLWDVNQEGMKETARLVKEKGATRVHHYQCDCSDKAEVYRVADQVKREVGDVSILINNAGIVTGRNFMDAPDSLIEKTIEVNTMAHFWTYKAFLPAMTANNHGHLVSVASTAGMIGVNGLADYCASKFAAIGFAESVALELLATGKDGVKTTIVCPHFMNTGMFDGCNSKWPVLVPVLEPDYVAKKIIEAILTDQVYLLLPKSMYILMGMKKILPFKTGNLLGMYLGAFNFMDAFKGRVKKE